One Bemisia tabaci chromosome 4, PGI_BMITA_v3 genomic window, TGGAACAAGAGTCACCCTTATTTATTATGAGCACTGAGATTTTCTGCGATAACCTGCAATAATAATGCTCATCTTGGCAAACAGAtgttcagagaaaaatttcacaGCAGTTGACACAAAAGCCctgaaacaattatttttcatgttttttcatggaatcaaacattttgaagaaacaacaaaatacaaataaaaccTACATAATCCTTTTATGATGACATGTAGATAACTTCATGGACACCATTATGGTCAAAACAGAATCCATGACAGAAAAATAGGGAGGAGGCTGTTCATGGATTACATAACTCtaaatttaggattttttaaCCACTCTTTCCCCTCATAACGCTTTTGTGGCTTAGGTCTCCATTCTTTCACATATATGAACGAGACAGCATGACGGATGTTCTCTCAACCCCATCTCCCTCTCCTGGAGGCGAACTGCCCCCTTTTGAACGGCCCAAAGACTTTAGTGAGAGTTTTAACTGTCTCCTGATAGATATGGAAAAAGTTACTAACAGTTTTTGCAGAGACAATATAGAGTAATCAAAATAGTTGAatagaaaaatgcaaaatatgaCCAATGCCAAAATATTGCTGGCAGTCTTTGAAGACATATCTGATATCGGTAAATTCTATTTATGAAATATAAATTGGAGGAAGGAAGCAGAGATGTGAATTTCCAAAACTATTGTTAATCTAAATGAAACgaggcatttaaaaaaaaaaaaaaacttcccacTTGAAACGAAGAACAAAATCCTGAAAAGTATATGGGGACTCAAAATGCCCCAGTGAGCCAACTTCGCTGGCTAGACTGATGattttcatcggaaaaaaaCTATCACTCAAATACAAGAGTGTAATCACccaaaaataaattcatcccGTTAAACTAAAATAACAAGACACACATTAAAACATCATATAAAATGAAAGGGTGAAAAAGTATAAAAGTGGCCTAAATTAGAGTCATAAGACTtatttatctttattttatgaGAGAAATCTTTCACTCCAAGGTTTCTCAACGTTTTTCACCTGATTTGGTTTGAAAATGGGCACCGAAATTCACCATTGATTGTAAACTTGTGGCCAATACTTCATCTGTCGCACGAAGGAACATATCTGGATTGCACTGTTCCAGCGCTTCTTacttatattttatttgttcacgGGAAAACAGTGTTATGAATTTTCCTGAAGATTTTTCTTTCCATGGTTGCCACGCTTCTCCGATTCTCCAGGTAATATTTTGGTGAAAAgctatgccagatggttaaagaGGCATAATTTAAAAACATCTTCAGGCCAAATTTGtgcgaaacctcaaacccattctctCAAGCAAATAAAgctgacttgacaatttttccttaaTACTTCCATCATTTACCCTCAGATTTCCAAGATTTTCCCTCATTTCTTGGAATTCCTCCACATTTCCCAGTAtcctctgactgtggcaaccatGTTTACCCTCGTGAGAATAGACTCTAAATTCATGCGACGGTTctcctgtgaaaaattaaaatgtttgtaGATATACCAAAACAGCACTGACAATGTGCTTTACTTTGGCCTCAGACAATGAATATTGGAATTTTCCAATATTGTTAGTATTTCAGAGGAGGTAgagatttttattcttttaaaaaaaaccaacttcCAAAATTCATGTGGCGAAGACTGAAACAACCACAGACAAGAGAAAAAGATGAGCGACTCGTTGATTTATACTGTACATCATCAGCATTTAGGACAGCTTTCAGAAGAAACGGTTAAAGATatacaaaatttcctgacacaAATTTCGATTAACattaaatgtaaataaaaattgtttaattttgtgtcaggaaattttatttacattaaattttaatGTAAGCTAAGTGAGTTTTCATGCATAGTTACTTgcagtttgaatttttaaagaggtTGCAGTAGAATTCAGTTTTACTGTCATTATCATACTAATGTTCCATAAAAATGTGAATTCAGGGATTAGATAATTCTGCGATACATCCCAGTTTATTTCATCAACTATTGGACAGTTTTACTTGATTCTTGCATTGCAATTAATAATTTTACAGCTGAGTGCTGTAAACTTAAGACTTAACAGACGCAAGTGATAGATAACTTGAGTCATGAATTGTTACTAGAATTATAACGGAAGTGGACAAACTTATCAAAGAAGGAGTCAGTCGCAACGAAACTACAgttgaaaaaagaggagaaaaatgaaaatatatctgGGTCTCAATTTTCGGAAATTTACACATTTAAGGTGTATTTTATTTGCTTTCAGCATCGGTAATAACCTTGGACAGTTAAAGATACTTCTATTTCACAATTAAGTTACCAAGAGTTAATGCTGGAGGGCAAGGCCTACTTAATTGCAAAAATACACACATTCTGGCAACGCTACCGAAACAAATTCATGTATGACAACTAGATCAGCTGTTTCGGACCTTCCAAGCAGTGAAGTGCAGCAAATATTTCTGTCAGCAAATTACAACACTCTGAGAGGTCGTTTTTTTATGGTTAAACCTCTTCAAAGTTCTCTCTGGTGAATTTAGTTCTGTTGAGTTCGTAAATCTTTTAcagttgaatttttgaaaaagcatTGATAGCAAAAAACTAAAACATTTCTGGGAAGAGAAAAGAATGATTTGAATAAACAAAtggaaaagttggaaaaaatgaggtggaaaaaatattcatgacctAAATTACGGAGAGGACACGTACTGAGAGTGGAAACTTGGTATCAAATGTGTTGCTAATGATGAACAATGTGGAAAATCacgaataaaaattcaatagCAGAGAACACTAAGACTTGggtggaataaaaaaaaagttttcaactGAGACCATATGAAACAAAAGCTTGGATCTTGGAGAGTTGACTATGGTATTAAATGCAAACCCCAGTCACTGGGTATGGCTCAGTTCCTTTCATATCAGAGGCCCATGAGAGTAAAGCATCAAGCCAAATCGGAATAACACTCAGACCACTAAGACGCAAGACAATCTCTCCAGAATAAAAGATGcacaaaaaagagggaaaaataatatGTTAAATGATGAAAAGAGTTCTTGGGTAAAAGAGAGGTAGGGaacttcttccaatttttttctctacaaaTTAATGCTTGAAAATTAGGTGAAAGCAAACTTATATTCTGAGGGACGTTAATCCTACTTATTTTCAGATTAAAAATAAGAGAACAGAaaacaataaatttaaaatctagACAGAATTTAGATGATTATTCCTGTCAAACCTGtggtaaaatgtaaaacataGTAAAATAAAACCAGTCAAGAGAAGCAATCGATAGATAGGGTCCTCTTCGAATAAAAAAACCGCGATTTGCGGACAATTTTCATggatagaaataaaattaacaaaGTAACATATATTACATCAACAAAACTCAAGATTCGAGCAGGATATCCTTAATTAAAATCATTTCCTCCGCCAGAAGTTATCACGGAAGCCATGATGGTTACCATTATGTTTGTGCGGTGGCCGGAAAGAATTGTTATTGTGTTTGCGGTAGTTATTGTAAGGTTGAGATCTTGGCCATTTGTTGTGGTAGTGTGGGCGCTGATGAACTTTTTGGAAGCGCGACTTGTCATAGCCATTAGAGTAATCTGACTTACCATtattaaatttcattttcttcacctgaaaaaagaacaatttttggtcAAACAAGTTGCTCAACATGCTGCTGAACAGTGAACAAAAGGTTAATTTCCAGCTATGAGCGATGGATTCATTCATTGACGGATGtgttttataaataaaataaacttttcaacaaattacaaagaaaattcactgggttttaagagaaaattaagaatatatACTTgggtaaattaaaaaattaaacactaaaaagtggcccgaaactgtatttaacaaggtggagaaatggtgctgggtccacaccatttcgcggggaaacaaagccaagaaataccaaaaattaaaattagagtcaaaaataaatttttagaactctaatgcgcaccagtaccaGTACTTGggtaaattaatgaattttcgAACATCCCCGGTTTTCTGGCTCTCAACTCTTCAACTTCAGACAAGCGCTAGAGAGCGGAGACAATGACCTTGAACAATAGAGCGTTTCACCTGCATTTTtgcagaaagtttcaaaaatcaatttaagttttcagaggaaattaCTTCTAGTCAACGAATAAAGGTCGCCTTTGGAGGCAGAAATCTAATACAtcgaattttaaatattttttaaaaaatttacttatgCTAATTGATTTAACTTTCTGGTGTCTCAAGGAGTACGGTGAGTGCaatgtaattaatttttgaaggacACAAAAGCGCATTTCAAGCCTGCAATCTTGTGCTTTAAACAAGTTACAATAGAAACGTTAAAaagctttgattttttattttggtttctCAGCACTAGGGTCAACGGCACAAATGCTGTTACACAGAAAATCCGCTTGTCATGATTCTGTCAAAATTAAGATGATTCCGTAATTAACTTTGAACTTTACCTTGCCCCGATCGAAGTCCGAATTGTAGGCTTGACTGTAGGATCGCTTATTTGACTCTAACCTATCCCTTTCTGCATCACGATTTACAGTACTTTGACACCCGTTCCAAGAGTTAACTGcaaaaccaaacaaaaaaagaaacactcTCATGAGAAAAACAGTCAGAGCTCagacttttaagaaaaaaggagaGCAAAAAGACAAAACTTGGATTAACATGATTTGAtagcatttgaaaaattaaaaatcttccTGAGTAATAATATGCATTAAAAGATATAGAGCAGAATTTGGTTTTAACAGCATTGGAGGAATGGAACTCTGTAAACCAGCTAGCCAGCAGGCTCCTTGTTTCCCAAAATAACTGGTTCCCTTGAGACGAATGATGACCAATCTTGTCATACTTGTCAAACTATAACAAGGCCATTCCCAGCATTGCTGGTCACTTTTGGTTCTAAGCAAAGATAACTTCAGGTCTCTCTCATTTTGTCGACTTTGGTGCATGTCAAGAATTGGCAGAATCAACTACGCCTATTCCGTTGCTTTGCTTACATAAGAGTTCAACTGTAATTTGAGATGTGCCTATTATTAAAAAGACAGGAAAAAGAGAACACCATCAACTCACCTTTGTTCCCATATCCAAGGTGGGAAGAATTCTGTAAATGACTCAGTACAGATGATTTTGATGAGCTACCGTTGCAATTACTTGCGTTGCCGTTGATGTTAGGATTACTGCTACCGTTACTGCTATTATTGTTACCGTTGATATGATTACTTAGTCCATTTTCTGGTGGGAAGGGTTTCCGCCAACAGTGATTACTTGAGCCGTTCGTGTGTGACTGGTCATTCCTGAAACACATGAGAAAATCGAAGTTGAGACATGAGCTTGAAAGAAGCACTCTGTAATATTCCCCTCCCCaactatttttgtaaaaaaaggcCTTGGCAACAATATAAGGGAGTTCAAAGGAAACCAACTCATCAGTTAGTTACCCTGCACTTACACATTGGTAAAACTATTCATGAAAGAGAACCAAATGAAAGTTAAGATGTGTTGTCTGACAAAAAACTCTGTAAACCAGCTAGCCAGCAGGCTCCTTATTTCCCAGAATAACTGGTTCCCCTAAAACGAACGATGACCAAtcttgtcatattttttaaattataacaAAGCTATTCACAATGCTGACACAGAGATCGATTAGAGATTGGGTTCCAGCTATATTTTTACCCTGCACTGATGTTTATGTGCTTTTCTCCAGTTTCTTGCTTCGACAAATTTACTCGATTAAACTTTCTCCGGGACAATCAGCCTGACTAATCATTAGTCAGAACTGAGTCAGAAAACATCTGACAAAACATTTTTGAGTATTCATCTCGATTCTGACGCTGGAGACATTTGTTTTGACGTTGATTCGATTTAAAGCTAGTTTCTTTTGGAAAAGTGCAGGAAGCTATACAAGAGCAGGAATAAGAGAAAGTGTGAAGGGAAAACAGTGAGAAGTAAAAAACCTTAGAGTTTCGCAGCTTAAACCTGACTGGTAACTTGAAAAAGAGTTACTTCCATGGACGATGAAAAGATACATTCAATAATTGCTTTCACCAAACGAGAGATAGGGACCAAGAATAGTTTGCCTAGATGGATGCAGACACATTTTATCTTCTTTTACCTGTATGTTAATCCGATGGGTCAGTGgcactcatttttttaaaaatttattttctgaaaatatggGGTGAACTGGGCTTCTAGGACTTTTGTCAGACTTTTGGAACCCTAGATGGCACAGAAACTTCGTTTTGAAACTGCCAAAAATGGAACCCATTTGAAACATCTTTGGTGGGCTCTGATTGACATCGCCAGGTAGGGGAAATGGCatttgctgattggctgaactTATCTTAAGGCATCGTCTTTCTACGTCAACTTGCCTGTCAGCTTTGGATTGGTCCAATTTTCATAGCTTTTTCTTCccttagaaataattttttaaattttgtagttAACTTTCTAGTTTTTTCACGAGTTCTTATGAAAGAATAACTGTTCTTTAACAGGGTTTTAACCCTGCTAAGATTCCTTGCCACTGCCCCATTAGCACtttaaatagtaaaaaaaattatacatctGCCATCTTAAAAGATGTCTTTTTAATCTCACACCTGCTCCAACCAAAACCATGGCACTATGCAGGGCCAATATTTTAACTGGGTCAACACAATACCCATTGAACCATGACATGACAGATGAAATGAAAACTTACTTAGGGCGTCAACCCCACTGGAACCATAAAATCAATAAACAAATTTTCCTGCTCCCAGAACCAGTAATAGAAACAGAACCCAAACCACAAGAGGCCCAAGAAACTCACCAAACAGGAATTGATAAAGCAACCTTCGCTTTATGGACCCATCCTGTCACTTCATTCAGCTCTTAAACCACTACTCCTCAGGATTCAACAAAAaaagggaggggaagggggacaTGACCCAAAACAAAGGAGAGGCATCATGGTCAGATTCAAGTGGTAGTTTTTAGTAAGAGCATGATAgaaattttgtatgaaaaaataaattgcttgaaaaattaaaaaatcagaatgaATAATGCCTAGAGAGACATACTTTTTGCAACTGGTGATTAGCCTTTATTCCATGTAGTATCTCTCACATTTTTTATAACTGTTTTACCTCACCTTCGGTATTATATTAAGATCTGTTCCTTAAACATTATGGCCTTAGTGCAAATGGAATACTAATGGCTTAAAGAGGCCTTAACATTTagggaaaaattaagaataccGCTCTACGTCTTTTAGTAGGTAAAAGGCATTCAGCGTCACAATGTGAAGCTCTTCTGCTCGATCAGACTTTGGATCATCACAGCCTGAGAGTAATCTCTGCTTGAACCAATGACAATCAGATAAGGCTTGGACCTGGAGTTGGGAAAAGCCTATCCAaccaaaattgctaaaattataaaattaaaaaaggaattCAACTAAAGAAATATGTTGCGAAGAAGCTCCTAAGGAGCTTAATAAAGCACCACCATAAAAACAATCATTAAAAGATAGAGCACAGCATACTTGGTGAATGGAAACTGGATGAAGCTAACTTGTGCCAGTGAGAATGAAAGCCGAAAACAAAAGTAACTGTTCGGATAATAATTAAATCCTCAAGATACATTGTACAGGCATAGGTAACTACCTCATATGCAACTCATTATTTGATTTCGAGGGAATTCTGCTCAGAAGGTACGGAAAAGGAACATTATTTTGTATCAGATTCAACTTCTCAAATAATAACACAATACTACAGATAAGTTACTAATTTTCATCCCAAGATTTGAGTGCTCTAACTTACACATCAAAATGCCACTACACCACCGGTAGGATTGccaaatagagtaaaattttatgcTTCCTCATTGAGACATACGATCATGAACAAATGCCATGACAAAACTAACAAATAATAAGGGAACAATAAGTTTCACAGGAGCTTGATATTGAGCAGATGAATGTCTAAAAATGTCTCATTTTATAGAAACTGATTGTTTCAATGTGAAAATATAGACTGATGATACTAAAGTTGGTTCTCAAGGATGAGATCATTCATCGACACCAATATAAGGGATGAATTTCACTAAACTTGGCAATCCTAACCTCCAAGCATACCAAGCCAAagcacagagagaaaaaaaggcaaaaattcaAGTCGCTTACGCTTCCGAACGCTTGGCCTCAGTGACACTCCAATGACCGACTCCCCTCTCGACGGGCTTGGCACCAGCGCCCGCGCTCCCGTTCGACTTGACTGGCGAGTCCGTCACCAACCACCCGTTTGATTGCACCGTTGTGCTCACACTTGCAACTGATTCTTGACTAGGATTTTGCAATTTATCATTTGCACTTAATTTAAACTGTGGAGTGTTCGAACTTTGCGAAAGCGAGACTGGCGACGTGTGACCGTTGCTCAGCCCATTAGTCCGGTACTTGACCGAGTCACTCGCGTCACTGTCACTTCCCGAGTCGGACATGTAAGGAACTAGGCTTTTACTGGACGTTGGTGAGGGCGATGCGCTGGTTGCGGCGTTGGATGAGGCAGGGGCAAGTTGGGTCGGCTGAGGGTGCGTCCCATTGGAGTTGTGCACTTTGCCTTGCTTCCACGATTTTTTATCGCTGTCAGGCCTATAAAACAGGCAATTTGAATTGCATTAGCAGTTGTTGCTACAGGCTACTCTAATTATAATCCAAGCCACTTTACACGCTACCCCAAAAAATTACATCGGACAGATAGTTTTAAGAAAACTGGACATGGACAAgcgttttctttattttttcatttcaaagctCAGCCTCAGGAAATATTGACCACAGCTAACTCGGGATTCCTCCATCTCATTTAAAACTGTGGCTTAGTCAAAAGGAAAAACTTAAGACACTCGACCAATGGAGAAGAAATACAAAGAGCAGAGACAACAGTCTCCAAATTTTTACTTACATAGCAGCATAATTTAGAACCTCTGATAAATAATTTAAGCGGTAAAAATATAATTCTTCATTCAGTCATTCATCGACATATAGGACAAAACTCCAAAACATGGTGTCTAGCGCTCTTGAACTTTCTTGACTCCcaatatttccttcattttcagaggcaaaaacccaggttttcctttgaatcaattgaatttCTCTACAATTTTCCAAGCGAATATACTTGATCACATTTGTCTAAAATCTTGAGCAAAACACCACTAAAGTCTGCAGCAGTTGTAAAGAAATTGATCTCCTAATGGAAAAACACACCAATTTCCTAATGTTCTCTCTGATTTTCCGAGAGATTTCTTATTCCGTGATAATTCCTGCTATTTATCAGTTTTTACAGTTTCTGGACACCATGTTCAAAATCactgataattttttaaagcaatAGAAATTAATATTATCTTCCATTCAGTCATTCATaaacaaagaagagaaaattctCCGTGTTAATTCTTCATGCCTACGACTCATGAACTCTCACAACTAAGTatttaaaattccaaataaTCACCCTACTTTTTCGTTTGATGTAATATATtgatatttttatgaattttcacTCTCTCACCTTTCCAGGGGCGATATTGATGAACTTATTGCACTGAAGGAGGGTCGATGCAACGACGAACTTTCTTGTTTGATAGGCCTGAGTATGCTTGGCGAGTTTTCCCTCTTTACTGGTCTGTGTGTGGACGGGCTCTCCTGTTTCAAAGATATTCCGTTCATGTAAACGTTGGAACTGGAAATGCTTTTCGTTGTTCTCATTACTGGCGAGGGTTGATCCAGCTCATACATGATTACGTAAGCAGTTGCGCTGACATTTGAAAACGTAGATGAATAAACCTGAAAGCAAGTAAAGGACACGGTTTAGACTTAAAGATTCGATTATATATTTCGATGCCTAAGAGCAAGACCTTGAATCtttgtttgcaacgttgtagacttccagtCAAACATcatttttcccttggaaaagaagtcaaacgtaattttttgataaCTTTCCTCTCTGTTGAAACTTGTGTCACGAACCACAGCAAATGTAAGGCTTCAGAGTtgtgatgaaattttcaaaagagaagACTTTCCACTCCCCATAAAAGGAGCGATTCGCAAATTTTGCGGTGAAATGGAGTATTTTGCCATGAGATGGGACATTTTTCGGAAAGTtatattgaaaatttgactctAAGACCAAAATGCCAGAACGCAGCATACAGTTGGCATTTAGAGACTTTCTACACCCCCTGCTTAATTTCTTGTAAGATTGGCATTTTCAATTCTAAGTACCTGTATTAACCTATTTGAGTACATTGACAAGTACACTTGTAAGCACCGTCCAGGACAACTGTGCATAGAAGACAGTAGCAcagcatgctttgcgatatatcgattgatctgccatttaaacctatggaagaggatcgataaacaagctGTTcacaatgaacaccttaataatcgattctttaccgtagcttcaaatggggaaatattgatggTCGATCATCCACGCTTCACCACCGGTGGATGAGGTATCTTGCATAGTTAATTGTTTGGTCACAATTGTCCAACTGCATAAAAGATAACACCATGGATATTGTTCCGAGGATTATTCAAGAGTATTCTTTTGCCCTCTTGGTTGCTTGTCCTGCTCAGCATGGCAGGTAAATAATGGTAATGCACCAATTTGTAAAATATATACTTTTAAGACAATAGAGAAATGCAAGAGTGAGAgtggaaaattttaggagaactTACAGAAGAATCGTCAAATGCATACAGGACCCCTTGCGAGGAATATGCAACTGCTGTGTAGTGTCCACAACTAGTTGAGGTTCCGTAATGCATAATAATTGAagctattttatattttaattgttGAGAGTTGTGAGTTCCTTTGGGTCTGAACTTGCTTAAATCCAAATTTCGGTTAATTGTTATCGCTTTGGTGTTTTTTCCTCCAAGAGTGTTAAACCTGAAATATACAAAACGTAATTAGTGCCTACAACAGCCAATTTTGAACCTACTGTGTATTACAAATCAATGAGGAATAGAACAGAGgatgaatacaaaaataaagCAGAATGGAACAGCTGACAAGACAAATATAGAAATGTGCTGCAAAAAGTGCTCAAGGAGAAAATGTAGAGAAGTCCTGAACACGTGGTCACATGTTTTTCAAAGTTAAAGGTACAGCATGTTTTTGTACTGGCCtacataaaaatttgcgataCCAGCGCATCATTGCGGACAATCAAAGCACCACTttggacataaaattttgaaatgttgcttTCTGCCAAGACAAGTGCAAGTATTCAAATGATAGGCAAGGCAGGGGGAAAGGTGACTCCAAATTAGTGTCGGGAGGGATGGAGGATGGTACAGAATCTACAAAATGGAAGGGGTTGCGTATTCGTTACACAATACCcaacgattttatattataaaatatgtccaacatATGGTAAATATGGTCTTTAGTGAATGTACAATTGAACAGAAGGTGTTACCTTTTCAACTGCAAACAGAGGACATTGGGCGGTTTTTCAATAGAGAACTTTTTGTGGGCGGAGACTTTTCGACGGCAGTGTTCGCACTTGTAGGCATTCTCCTCATCCAGTCGCTCTTTACTGAAATAATTTTCCAGAGCATCATCTACCGTGCTTGCTTGCCGGATGTCCAATAGGAGGTCTTGAAAGTGTTGAAAGGTTGTTGACACATATTGACATTCCAGACAAGTTACTGAAAACAAAGGTATTCATGAATGAAATACATGCAAGGAGGGAGAAAACACAAAGGTTTGTTGAGCAGTTAGAATTATCCAGAAAATATAATCTCATgtacattaaaataaaactttaaaaccaGACGTGTTTCGCTCGTTCACTGCCCGGCCATCATCAGATCAGCAActatttttgatacttaaattGTACCTAAATTTATATGCCTATGATTGCCCATAAAGAAAGATATCGTAGTGCCAAAATTCTCTAGGTGGATATACTGATACCCTAGCTGGGAAAAGTGTTATGCAAACATGCATCATACAAATTACCTAAAAATTCATATGCATGTATCTCAATACATACCTCAGCTGAAGTAACTTACTAGACCCAGCaaggaacaaatttttcttttttttatcatttcttcTACAGTTATAGGTACTTTTTGGGAGCATCATGACCCTTGCATTGGCTAGAAACTAGAGACTggcttcgttttttttaaaaaatgtgagattaagaACATTTAATGTAATAGCTGCTTActacttgaaaaaatgagaatgattGATGCTTTACACTACTGACGACGACAGATAAAATATTACCTTCTGTCCTGATATAACctccaaaaatctgattgagaGGAGTTGTTTCTCTAGAGTAATTATCTAATCTGAAACACAGGAAAGGGGGAGGTAAATATTAAATAGAgccaaaacaaaaaatgaaaacactgaAGGATGAGGGACACAAAATAAACACTTGAATAAAATGGGTTCTCATATCGAATTTCATGGGATCAGCAGGTGGAATTATTAGATGGATATAGCAGATTGCAgcgaaaatcaacaaaaatctACAAAATGTAGGTTTATCCAGAAAAATTGTAAGATAATGGATTTTTTCCTGTATCAGCTTTGATCCGCGTTTCAGCATGTCTCCCCAATACTAATTTTCTTTAACTTATAATTGCACTTTAAGGTGAATTCGGGAGAGGTTAGTAAC contains:
- the LOC109030415 gene encoding ubiquitin carboxyl-terminal hydrolase 36 isoform X1, translating into MPASSLDPISSSIHSSIESGRRECSLENLNTQVTISAKRVLLHPIEYKETTVQNSVLTSPQKSKYLILKTSTPSQNQINGDDHRKADVKTNGSSQDTLPLPKHTIYPPENIKLGWQGKEPVGSGFLNLGNTCYLNSTLQALFHVPAFVNWLSNDQKHFSSCEQKNGFLHNECMVCALRDTLVASQKSTGSAIRPVHITTKLKSICKHFQFGHQEDAHEFLRYLIESLEKSYLAPLQPIKLDNYSRETTPLNQIFGGYIRTEVTCLECQYVSTTFQHFQDLLLDIRQASTVDDALENYFSKERLDEENAYKCEHCRRKVSAHKKFSIEKPPNVLCLQLKRFNTLGGKNTKAITINRNLDLSKFRPKGTHNSQQLKYKIASIIMHYGTSTSCGHYTAVAYSSQGVLYAFDDSSVYSSTFSNVSATAYVIMYELDQPSPVMRTTKSISSSNVYMNGISLKQESPSTHRPVKRENSPSILRPIKQESSSLHRPSFSAISSSISPLERPDSDKKSWKQGKVHNSNGTHPQPTQLAPASSNAATSASPSPTSSKSLVPYMSDSGSDSDASDSVKYRTNGLSNGHTSPVSLSQSSNTPQFKLSANDKLQNPSQESVASVSTTVQSNGWLVTDSPVKSNGSAGAGAKPVERGVGHWSVTEAKRSEANDQSHTNGSSNHCWRKPFPPENGLSNHINGNNNSSNGSSNPNINGNASNCNGSSSKSSVLSHLQNSSHLGYGNKVNSWNGCQSTVNRDAERDRLESNKRSYSQAYNSDFDRGKVKKMKFNNGKSDYSNGYDKSRFQKVHQRPHYHNKWPRSQPYNNYRKHNNNSFRPPHKHNGNHHGFRDNFWRRK
- the LOC109030415 gene encoding ubiquitin carboxyl-terminal hydrolase 36 isoform X2 is translated as MPASSLDPISSSIHSSIESGRRECSLENLNTQVTISAKRVLLHPIEYKETTVQNSVLTSPQKSKYLILKTSTPSQNQINGDDHRKADVKTNGSSQDTLPLPKHTIYPPENIKLGWQGKEPVGSGFLNLGNTCYLNSTLQALFHVPAFVNWLSNDQKHFSSCEQKNGFLHNECMVCALRDTLVASQKSTGSAIRPVHITTKLKSICKHFQFGHQEDAHEFLRYLIESLEKSYLAPLQPIKLDNYSRETTPLNQIFGGYIRTEVTCLECQYVSTTFQHFQDLLLDIRQASTVDDALENYFSKERLDEENAYKCEHCRRKVSAHKKFSIEKPPNVLCLQLKRFNTLGGKNTKAITINRNLDLSKFRPKGTHNSQQLKYKIASIIMHYGTSTSCGHYTAVAYSSQGVLYAFDDSSVYSSTFSNVSATAYVIMYELDQPSPVMRTTKSISSSNVYMNGISLKQESPSTHRPVKRENSPSILRPIKQESSSLHRPSFSAISSSISPLERNDQSHTNGSSNHCWRKPFPPENGLSNHINGNNNSSNGSSNPNINGNASNCNGSSSKSSVLSHLQNSSHLGYGNKVNSWNGCQSTVNRDAERDRLESNKRSYSQAYNSDFDRGKVKKMKFNNGKSDYSNGYDKSRFQKVHQRPHYHNKWPRSQPYNNYRKHNNNSFRPPHKHNGNHHGFRDNFWRRK